One region of Duncaniella freteri genomic DNA includes:
- a CDS encoding TetR/AcrR family transcriptional regulator, which produces MITNREEVLENALRVFAKMNYEKASQTEIAKACGLSKAGLIYYYPLKLDLFIAVIDKYVFHMQSTSIKFNFQSCTLHEFIEQYISGVERTMSRLIQILDDGNNPSGCSFNFYYFHILMQVRLYYPNADKKIMQIFEQDYEIWKSAIKSAIERKEIRSDIDIESAALMFRQIFLGLSFEQSFLGGLDTKFLAQKLRFAYSLLKA; this is translated from the coding sequence ATGATTACCAATCGGGAAGAAGTTCTTGAAAATGCCTTGCGCGTATTTGCCAAGATGAATTATGAAAAAGCAAGTCAGACGGAGATCGCAAAAGCCTGCGGGCTCTCGAAAGCAGGCCTCATCTATTACTACCCGCTTAAGCTGGATCTATTTATCGCTGTTATAGATAAATATGTGTTCCACATGCAGTCAACCTCCATCAAATTCAATTTCCAGTCCTGCACTCTGCATGAGTTTATCGAACAATATATTTCCGGTGTAGAACGCACTATGAGCAGACTTATACAAATACTTGACGACGGAAATAATCCTTCAGGATGTAGCTTTAATTTCTATTATTTTCATATACTCATGCAAGTAAGGCTCTACTATCCCAATGCTGACAAGAAGATCATGCAAATATTCGAGCAGGATTATGAGATATGGAAATCGGCAATAAAATCAGCTATTGAACGCAAGGAGATACGCAGCGACATAGATATTGAAAGCGCAGCCCTAATGTTCCGTCAGATATTCTTAGGTCTGTCATTCGAACAATCATTCCTTGGAGGACTTGACACAAAGTTTCTTGCTCAGAAATTACGTTTCGCATATTCTCTACTGAAAGCCTGA